In Ammospiza nelsoni isolate bAmmNel1 chromosome 22, bAmmNel1.pri, whole genome shotgun sequence, a single window of DNA contains:
- the ALPL gene encoding alkaline phosphatase, tissue-nonspecific isozyme, giving the protein MKALLVLLLLAQLCSASLVPEREKDPEYWRRQAQETLRNALRLQRLNQNVAKNLILFLGDGMGVSTVTAARILKGQLHGQGEESLLEMDKFPFVALAKTYNTNAQVPDSAGTATAYLCGVKANEGTLGVSAGVTRDRCNTTKGQEVTSILRWAKEAGKAVGIVTTTRVTHATPSAAYAHSANRDWYSDGEMPPDALEGGCKDIARQLVENIPDIEVILGGGRKYMYPRNASDVEYPHEEKQRGTRLDGRNLVQAWREAKPRGKVAEYVWHRRGLLALNLTRVDFLLGLFEPGDMMYELDRNNDTDPSLSEMVSVAIRMLQKNPRGFFLLVEGGRIDHGHHEGKAKQALHEAVELDRAIGLATRLTSTQDTLSVVTADHSHVFTFGGYTPRGNPIFGLAPMQSDVDRKPFTSILYGNGPGYKIVAGERENVSAVDFAHANYQAQSAVPLRQETHGGEDVAVFARGPMAHLLHGVHEQNYIPHAMAYAACIGSNRGHCNAAARAATPLLLPFLGLLLLLLLC; this is encoded by the exons ATGAAGGCTCTgctcgtcctcctcctcctcgcccaGCTCTGCTCGGCATCGCTGGTCCCGG agagggagaaggaCCCCGAGTACTGGCGGCGGCAGGCGCAGGAGACCCTGAGGAACGCGCTGCGGCTCCAGCGCCTCAACCAGAACGTGGCCAAGAACCTCATCCTGTTCCTGGGGGACG GAATGGGCGTCTCCACGGTCACGGCCGCCCGCATCCTCAAAGGGCAGCTGCATGGGCAGGGCGAGGAGAGCCTGCTGGAGATGGACAAGTTCCCCTTCGTGGCCCTGGCCAAG ACCTACAACACCAACGCCCAGGTGCCCGACAGCGCGGGCACGGCCACCGCCTACCTCTGCGGTGTCAAAGCCAAcgaggggacactgggggtcAGCGCCGGCGTCACCCGGGACCGCTGCAACACCACCAAGGGCCAGGAGGTGACCTCCATCCTCCGCTGGGCCAAGGAGGCAG GCAAGGCCGTGGGCATCGTCACCACCACGCGCGTGACCCACGCCACGCCCAGCGCCGCCTACGCCCACTCTGCCAACCGCGACTGGTACTCGGATGGGGAGATGCCCCCCGACGCCCTGGAGGGGGGCTGCAAGGACATTGCCCGGCAGCTGGTGGAGAACATCCCTGACATCGAG GTGATCCTGGGTGGAGGGCGGAAATATATGTACCCCAGAAATGCCAGTGATGTGGAGTATCCCCACGAGGAGAAGCAGCGGGGCACCCGCCTGGACGGCCGGAACCTGGTGCAGGCGTGGCGGGAGGCCAAGCCCCGTGGCAAG gttGCTGAGTACGTGTGGCACCGGCGAGGGCTGCTGGCGCTCAACCTCACCCGTGTTGACTTCCTGCTGG gcctCTTCGAGCCAGGGGACATGATGTACGAGCTGGACAGGAACAATGATACAGACCCGTCCCTCAGCGAGATGGTGTCCGTGGCCATCAGGATGCTCCAGAAAAACCCCCGAGGGTTCTTCCTCCTGGTTGAAG GCGGCCGCATCGACCACGGGCACCACGAGGGGAAGGCGAAGCAGGCGCTGCACGAGGCCGTGGAGCTGGACAGGGCCATTGGGCTGGCCACGCGCCTCACGTCCACCCAGGACACGCTCAGCGTCGTCACCGCCGACCACTCGCACGTGTTCACCTTTGGAGGCTACACCCCCCGAGGGAACCCCATCTTTG GTCTGGCCCCGATGCAGAGCGACGTGGATCGCAAACCCTTCACCTCCATCCTCTACGGCAACGGCCCCGGCTATAAAATCGTGGCGGGCGAGCGAGAAAACGTCTCTGCCGTGGATTTCG CCCACGCCAACTACCAGGCACAGTCGGCCGTGCCGCTGCGGCAGGAGACCCACGGCGGCGAGGACGTGGCCGTGTTCGCCCGCGGGCCCATGGCCCACCTGCTGCACGGCGTGCACGAGCAGAACTACATCCCCCACGCCATGGCCTACGCCGCCTGCATCGGCTCCAACCGAGGCCACTGCAACGCTGCCGCCCGCGCCGCCACCCcgctcctcctgcccttcctcggcctcctcctcctcctcctcctctgctaa
- the ECE1 gene encoding endothelin-converting enzyme 1 isoform X1 translates to MMSTYKRATLDDEDPLESLGDSDGYPNGFQVNFRGSRGSRGCWAERTRAEKQLLVLLGVLAVLLVACLLGLIFQYRARPPAMCLSEACISITSSILSSLDRTVNPCEDFFSYACGGWIKANPLPDGHSRWGTFNNLWEHNQAIMKHLLENTTANVSSEAERKAQRYYQACMNESKIEELRATPLMELIQKLGGWNITGTCAGDNFNETLREVTAHYRTSPFFSVYVSADSKNSNSNVIQVDQSGLGLPSRDYYLNKTENEKVLAGYLNYMVQLGMFLGGTDEESTRQQMQQILDFETALANITIPQEKHRDEEVIYHKMTAGELKELAPAVDWMPFLSTVFYPVELNESEPVVVYAKEYLEQVSDLILATDKCLLNNYMIWNLVRKTSPLLDQRFRDAEEKFMEVMYGTKKSCLPRWKFCISDTDNNLGFALGAMFVKATFAEDSKQVAEEMIAEIKTAFEESLETLQWMDEETRKSAKEKADAIYNMIGYPKFIMDPKELDKVFNDYEAVSDLYFENVMQFYNFSARVTADQLRKPPNRDQWSMTPPTVNAYYSPTKNEIVFPAGILQAPFYTRASPKSLNFGGIGVVVGHELTHAFDDQGREYDKDGNLRPWWKNSSVEAFKHQTACMVEQYGNYTVNGEAVNGKHTLGENIADNGGLKAAYRAYQNWLKKNGDEETLPTLGLTNYQLFFVGFAQVWCSVRTPESSHEGLITDPHSPSRFRVIGTVSNSREFAEHFSCPPGSPMNPLKKCEVW, encoded by the exons ATG ATGTCGACCTACAAGCGGGCAACGCTGGATGATGAGGACCCCCTGGAGTCTCTTGGTGACAGTGATGGATACCCCAATGGCTTTCAG GTGAACTTCCGCGGCTCGCGCGGCAGCCGGGGCTGCTGGGCCGAGCGCACGCGTGCcgagaagcagctgctggtgctgctgggggtgctggccGTGCTGCTCGTGGCCTGTCTGCTGGGACTCATCTTCCAGTACAGAGCCA ggccacctGCCATGTGCCTGTCAGAAGCCTGCATCTCCATCaccagctccatcctcagctcGCTGGACCGCACGGTGAATCCCTGCGAGGATTTCTTCAGCTACGCCTGCGGGGGCTGGATCAAGGCCAACCCCCTCCCCGATGGTCACTCACGCTGGGGCACCTTCAACAACCTCTGGGAGCACAACCAGGCCATCATGAAGCACCTGCTGG AAAACACCACGGCCAATGTGTCCAGCGAGGCAGAGCGCAAGGCACAGCGCTATTACCAGGCCTGCATGAATGAGAGCAAGATCGAGGAGCTGCGTGCCACCCCGCTCATGGAACTCATCCAAAAG CTGGGTGGCTGGAACATCACAGGTACCTGTGCTGGTGACAATTTCAACGAGACCCTGCGGGAGGTGACGGCGCACTATCGCACCTCGCCCTTCTTTTCCGTCTACGTCAGCGCCGACTCCAAGAACTCCAACAGCAACGTCATCCAGGTGgatcagtcagggctgggccTGCCATCACGGGATTACTACCTGAACAAGACTGAGAACGAGAAG GTGCTCGCCGGGTACCTGAACTACATGGTGCAGCTGGGGATGTTCCTGGGAGGCACCGATGAGGAGTCAACACGGCAGCAGATGCAGCAGATCCTGGATTTTGAGACGGCCTTGGCCAACATCACCATCCCGCAGGAGAAGCACCGGGATGAGGAGGTCATCTACCATAAAATGACAGCAGGAGAACTAAAG GAGCTGGCACCAGCTGTGGATTGGATGCCCTTCCTCTCCACGGTCTTCTACCCTGTGGAGCTCAACGAGTCAGAGCCCGTTGTGGTCTATGCCAAGGAGTACCTGGAGCAGGTCTCTGACCTCATCCTGGCCACGGATAAGTG TCTCCTCAACAACTACATGATCTGGAACCTGGTGAGGAAAACCAGCCCTCTCCTTGACCAGCGCTTCCGGGACGCCGAGGAAAAATTCATGGAAGTGATGTATGGGACGAAGAAG agctgcctcccacGCTGGAAGTTTTGCATCAGTGACACGGACAACAACCTGGGCTTCGCTCTGGGGGCCATGTTTGTCAAGGCCACCTTTGCTGAGGACAGCAAGCAGGTG GCGGAGGAAATGATCGCGGAGATTAAAACTGCCTTCGAGGAAAGCCTGGAGACCCTGCAGTGGATGGATGAGGAGACAAGGAAATCAGCCAAAGAGAAG GCAGATGCCATCTACAACATGATTGGCTATCCGAAATTCATCATGGACCCCAAGGAGCTGGATAAAGTGTTTAATGAC TACGAGGCCGTGTCCGACCTCTATTTTGAGAATGTCATGCAGTTTTACAACTTCTCAGCCAGGGTCACGGCTGACCAGCTCCGGAAACCACCAAACCGGGACCA GTGGAGCATGACACCTCCGACGGTCAACGCGTATTACTCTCCCACCAAGAATGAGATTGTCTTCCCTGCTGGCATCCTCCAGGCCCCCTTTTACACCCGTGCGTCCCCCAA GTCCCTGAACTTTGGTGGGATTGGCGTGGTGGTGGGCCATGAGTTGACACATGCCTTCGATGACCAAG GCCGGGAATATGACAAAGATGGCAACCTGCGTCCCTGGTGGAAGAATTCCTCCGTGGAGGCCTTCAAGCATCAGACAGCGTGCATGGTGGAGCAGTATGGCAACTACACTGTCAACGGTGAGGCGGTCAATGGCAAGCACACCCTCGGAGAGAACATCGCCGACAACGGGGGCCTCAAGGCTGCCTACCGG GCATATCAGAACTGGCTGAAAAAGAATGGAGATGAAGAAACACTCCCAACTCTCGGCCTCACCAACTATCAGCTCTTCTTCGTTGGCTTTGCACAG GTGTGGTGCTCAGTTCGCACCCCAGAGAGCTCGCACGAGGGGCTCATCACCgacccccacagcccctcacgcTTCCGCGTCATCGGCACCGTCTCCAACTCGCGGGAGTTCGCCGAGCACTTCAGCTGCCCCCCGGGCTCCCCCATGAACCCCCTCAAGAAGTGTGAAGTCTGGTGA
- the ECE1 gene encoding endothelin-converting enzyme 1 isoform X2, which translates to MSTYKRATLDDEDPLESLGDSDGYPNGFQVNFRGSRGSRGCWAERTRAEKQLLVLLGVLAVLLVACLLGLIFQYRARPPAMCLSEACISITSSILSSLDRTVNPCEDFFSYACGGWIKANPLPDGHSRWGTFNNLWEHNQAIMKHLLENTTANVSSEAERKAQRYYQACMNESKIEELRATPLMELIQKLGGWNITGTCAGDNFNETLREVTAHYRTSPFFSVYVSADSKNSNSNVIQVDQSGLGLPSRDYYLNKTENEKVLAGYLNYMVQLGMFLGGTDEESTRQQMQQILDFETALANITIPQEKHRDEEVIYHKMTAGELKELAPAVDWMPFLSTVFYPVELNESEPVVVYAKEYLEQVSDLILATDKCLLNNYMIWNLVRKTSPLLDQRFRDAEEKFMEVMYGTKKSCLPRWKFCISDTDNNLGFALGAMFVKATFAEDSKQVAEEMIAEIKTAFEESLETLQWMDEETRKSAKEKADAIYNMIGYPKFIMDPKELDKVFNDYEAVSDLYFENVMQFYNFSARVTADQLRKPPNRDQWSMTPPTVNAYYSPTKNEIVFPAGILQAPFYTRASPKSLNFGGIGVVVGHELTHAFDDQGREYDKDGNLRPWWKNSSVEAFKHQTACMVEQYGNYTVNGEAVNGKHTLGENIADNGGLKAAYRAYQNWLKKNGDEETLPTLGLTNYQLFFVGFAQVWCSVRTPESSHEGLITDPHSPSRFRVIGTVSNSREFAEHFSCPPGSPMNPLKKCEVW; encoded by the exons ATGTCGACCTACAAGCGGGCAACGCTGGATGATGAGGACCCCCTGGAGTCTCTTGGTGACAGTGATGGATACCCCAATGGCTTTCAG GTGAACTTCCGCGGCTCGCGCGGCAGCCGGGGCTGCTGGGCCGAGCGCACGCGTGCcgagaagcagctgctggtgctgctgggggtgctggccGTGCTGCTCGTGGCCTGTCTGCTGGGACTCATCTTCCAGTACAGAGCCA ggccacctGCCATGTGCCTGTCAGAAGCCTGCATCTCCATCaccagctccatcctcagctcGCTGGACCGCACGGTGAATCCCTGCGAGGATTTCTTCAGCTACGCCTGCGGGGGCTGGATCAAGGCCAACCCCCTCCCCGATGGTCACTCACGCTGGGGCACCTTCAACAACCTCTGGGAGCACAACCAGGCCATCATGAAGCACCTGCTGG AAAACACCACGGCCAATGTGTCCAGCGAGGCAGAGCGCAAGGCACAGCGCTATTACCAGGCCTGCATGAATGAGAGCAAGATCGAGGAGCTGCGTGCCACCCCGCTCATGGAACTCATCCAAAAG CTGGGTGGCTGGAACATCACAGGTACCTGTGCTGGTGACAATTTCAACGAGACCCTGCGGGAGGTGACGGCGCACTATCGCACCTCGCCCTTCTTTTCCGTCTACGTCAGCGCCGACTCCAAGAACTCCAACAGCAACGTCATCCAGGTGgatcagtcagggctgggccTGCCATCACGGGATTACTACCTGAACAAGACTGAGAACGAGAAG GTGCTCGCCGGGTACCTGAACTACATGGTGCAGCTGGGGATGTTCCTGGGAGGCACCGATGAGGAGTCAACACGGCAGCAGATGCAGCAGATCCTGGATTTTGAGACGGCCTTGGCCAACATCACCATCCCGCAGGAGAAGCACCGGGATGAGGAGGTCATCTACCATAAAATGACAGCAGGAGAACTAAAG GAGCTGGCACCAGCTGTGGATTGGATGCCCTTCCTCTCCACGGTCTTCTACCCTGTGGAGCTCAACGAGTCAGAGCCCGTTGTGGTCTATGCCAAGGAGTACCTGGAGCAGGTCTCTGACCTCATCCTGGCCACGGATAAGTG TCTCCTCAACAACTACATGATCTGGAACCTGGTGAGGAAAACCAGCCCTCTCCTTGACCAGCGCTTCCGGGACGCCGAGGAAAAATTCATGGAAGTGATGTATGGGACGAAGAAG agctgcctcccacGCTGGAAGTTTTGCATCAGTGACACGGACAACAACCTGGGCTTCGCTCTGGGGGCCATGTTTGTCAAGGCCACCTTTGCTGAGGACAGCAAGCAGGTG GCGGAGGAAATGATCGCGGAGATTAAAACTGCCTTCGAGGAAAGCCTGGAGACCCTGCAGTGGATGGATGAGGAGACAAGGAAATCAGCCAAAGAGAAG GCAGATGCCATCTACAACATGATTGGCTATCCGAAATTCATCATGGACCCCAAGGAGCTGGATAAAGTGTTTAATGAC TACGAGGCCGTGTCCGACCTCTATTTTGAGAATGTCATGCAGTTTTACAACTTCTCAGCCAGGGTCACGGCTGACCAGCTCCGGAAACCACCAAACCGGGACCA GTGGAGCATGACACCTCCGACGGTCAACGCGTATTACTCTCCCACCAAGAATGAGATTGTCTTCCCTGCTGGCATCCTCCAGGCCCCCTTTTACACCCGTGCGTCCCCCAA GTCCCTGAACTTTGGTGGGATTGGCGTGGTGGTGGGCCATGAGTTGACACATGCCTTCGATGACCAAG GCCGGGAATATGACAAAGATGGCAACCTGCGTCCCTGGTGGAAGAATTCCTCCGTGGAGGCCTTCAAGCATCAGACAGCGTGCATGGTGGAGCAGTATGGCAACTACACTGTCAACGGTGAGGCGGTCAATGGCAAGCACACCCTCGGAGAGAACATCGCCGACAACGGGGGCCTCAAGGCTGCCTACCGG GCATATCAGAACTGGCTGAAAAAGAATGGAGATGAAGAAACACTCCCAACTCTCGGCCTCACCAACTATCAGCTCTTCTTCGTTGGCTTTGCACAG GTGTGGTGCTCAGTTCGCACCCCAGAGAGCTCGCACGAGGGGCTCATCACCgacccccacagcccctcacgcTTCCGCGTCATCGGCACCGTCTCCAACTCGCGGGAGTTCGCCGAGCACTTCAGCTGCCCCCCGGGCTCCCCCATGAACCCCCTCAAGAAGTGTGAAGTCTGGTGA